One genomic segment of Brassica napus cultivar Da-Ae chromosome A3, Da-Ae, whole genome shotgun sequence includes these proteins:
- the LOC106438032 gene encoding alcohol acyltransferase 9-like translates to MYIAERYIYNTHRRDPPSLFQREKRTEHRRKSTMGSLVNVKEATVITTSDQTPSTVLSLSALDSQLFLRFTIEYLLVYSPVSDPVSLSDRLKSALSRALVPYFPFSGRVRERPDGGGGGGLEVNCRGQGALFLEAASDHLTCLDFHKPPRHVTSWRKLLSLNVIDVLAGAPPLVVQLTWLRDGGAALAVGVNHCVSDGIGSAEFLTLFAELSRDSLSQSDSKRKHLWDRHLLNPSPVRDSLNHLEFNRVPDLCGFVNRFNAERLVPTSVVFEKHRLTELKKLASRLGESTSFEVLSAHVWRSWARSLNLPSNQSLKLLFSINIRDRVKPSLPVGFYGNAFVVGCAQTTVKDLTEKGLSHATMLVKQAKERVGDDYVRSVVEAVSKAKACPDSVGVLILSQWSRLGLERLDFGFGKPVHVGSVCCDRYCLLLPVPEQNDAVKVMVAVPSSAVDSYENLVMSPNV, encoded by the coding sequence ATGTACATAGcagagagatatatatataatacacatCGCAGAGACCCACCTTCTTTATTTCAGAGGGAAAAAAGAACAGAGCATCGTAGAAAAAGCACCATGGGATCCTTGGTTAATGTGAAAGAAGCCACAGTTATTACTACTTCCGACCAAACACCTTCTACTGTTCTGTCTCTCTCCGCCTTAGATTCTCAACTTTTCCTCCGTTTCACCATCGAGTACCTCCTCGTTTACTCACCCGTTTCCGACCCGGTTTCTCTCTCGGATCGTCTCAAGTCAGCACTCTCTCGCGCTCTAGTTCCTTACTTCCCTTTCTCCGGCCGCGTACGTGAGAGACCCGACGGTGGAGGCGGCGGAGGTCTCGAGGTTAACTGCCGTGGCCAAGGTGCTCTCTTTCTCGAAGCTGCATCGGACCACCTCACGTGCCTTGACTTTCACAAACCTCCCCGGCACGTGACTAGCTGGAGAAAGCTTCTCTCCCTCAACGTCATCGATGTCCTCGCTGGTGCTCCGCCTCTCGTCGTCCAGCTCACTTGGCTTCGAGACGGTGGCGCAGCTTTAGCCGTTGGTGTTAACCACTGCGTCTCCGATGGTATCGGAAGCGCAGAGTTTCTCACCTTGTTCGCCGAGTTATCTAGAGACTCGCTGAGTCAGAGCGACTCAAAACGTAAACACTTGTGGGATCGCCACTTGCTTAACCCGTCTCCGGTTCGTGACTCGTTAAACCACCTTGAGTTCAACCGAGTTCCTGACCTCTGCGGGTTCGTGAACCGATTCAACGCCGAACGACTCGTTCCGACATCAGTCGTGTTTGAAAAACATAGACTAACCGAGCTGAAAAAACTCGCGAGTCGACTCGGCGAGTCCACATCGTTCGAGGTGCTCTCCGCACATGTATGGCGGAGCTGGGCGAGGTCACTGAACTTGCCATCGAACCAAAGCCTCAAGCTTTTGTTCAGCATCAACATTCGAGACCGAGTCAAACCGAGTCTACCCGTTGGGTTCTACGGGAACGCCTTCGTCGTCGGATGCGCGCAAACCACCGTGAAAGATCTGACGGAGAAAGGGTTAAGTCACGCGACGATGCTCGTGAAGCAAGCGAAGGAGCGAGTCGGGGATGATTACGTCAGATCGGTGGTGGAAGCCGTGAGCAAGGCGAAAGCTTGTCCTGACTCTGTCGGAGTCTTGATACTGTCGCAGTGGTCACGTCTCGGTTTAGAACGGcttgattttggttttggtaAACCGGTTCATGTTGGATCGGTTTGTTGCGACCGTTACTGTTTGTTACTTCCGGTTCCTGAACAGAATGATGCCGTTAAAGTAATGGTCGCCGTTCCGTCAAGTGCGGTTGACTCCTATGAGAATTTGGTGATGAGCCCAAACGTTTAA
- the LOC111201376 gene encoding uncharacterized protein LOC111201376 translates to MPLSAISSLAGGIIIPAEVCSLDRTKYLFLCGYALSQNEKNLASKDQITVYGFIIEHHVVPGNMIQLTSHYLSRPKSSGLRSDASMCFSQHDSAKLIGDIMLHHHFGEFRTNEVVKIM, encoded by the exons ATGCCTTTGTCTGCTATATCAAGTCTTGCCGGTGGGATTAT AATTCCTGCTGAGGTTTGTTCATTGGATCGTACAAAATATCTTTTTCTCTGTGGATATGCACTATCACAGAATGAGAAG AACCTAGCCTCGAAAGATCAGATAACAGTGTATGGCTTCATCATCGAGCATCATGTTGTACCAGGCAACATGATCCAGCTAACTTCGCATTACCTCAGCAGGCCGAAGTCGTCAGGCTTACGTAGTGATGCAAGCATGTGTTTCAGCCAACATGATTCAGCTAAATTAATCGGGGATATCATGTTGCATCATCATTTTGGAGAATTTCGTACTAACGAAGTCGTCAAGATTATGTAG